In one Corallococcus sp. EGB genomic region, the following are encoded:
- a CDS encoding thioredoxin domain-containing protein, with amino-acid sequence MDDHPLSGHTNRLAREPSPYLRQHATNPVDWYPWGDEALARARAENKPILLSVGYSACHWCHVMAHESFEHPDIARLMNDGFINIKVDREERPDLDQIYQGVVQLMGQGGGWPLTVFLTPDLRPFYGGTYFPPSDRYGRPGFPRLLSALRDAWEHKAEDIEEQAQRFQEGLGELSVHGLDAAPAHLSAEDIVAMGQSMLKRMDPVNGGFGGAPKFPNPMNIALLLRAWRRGGGEPLKAAVFRTLERMALGGIYDQLGGGFHRYSVDERWLVPHFEKMLYDNAQLLHLYSEAEQVESRPLWRKVVEETVEYVRREMTDPAGGFYATQDADSEGEEGKFFVWRPEEVRAALSVGQQADTVLRHFGISPGGNFEHGATVLEVVVPAEQLAKEQGRPVEAVEEELAEARRVLFLLREQRVKPGRDDKILAGWNGLMIRGLALASRVFNRPEWAKLAADAADFVLAKMWDGKRLLRTYQDGQARIDGFMEDYGDFTAGLTALYQATFDAKYLDAADALAHRAVELFWDEEKQAYLAAPRGQKDLVVATYCLFDNAFPSGASTLTEAQVVLSALTGDVCHLEHPEHYVARLHDQLVRNPMGYGHLGLAADALVDGASGVTFAGTREAVAPLLAAANRTYAPVFSFGWNDTGASPPARLQELFEGRDPVEDKGAAYLCRGFVCERPITEAGLLAERLVATPGH; translated from the coding sequence ATGGACGACCATCCCCTCTCTGGACACACCAACCGTCTGGCACGGGAGCCGTCGCCGTACCTGCGCCAGCACGCCACGAATCCCGTGGACTGGTACCCCTGGGGGGACGAAGCCCTGGCCCGCGCCCGCGCGGAGAACAAGCCCATCCTGCTCTCCGTGGGCTACTCCGCGTGTCACTGGTGCCACGTCATGGCCCACGAGTCCTTCGAGCATCCGGACATCGCGCGCCTGATGAACGACGGCTTCATCAACATCAAGGTCGACCGCGAGGAGCGCCCCGACCTGGATCAAATCTACCAGGGCGTCGTGCAGCTCATGGGGCAGGGCGGGGGCTGGCCCCTCACCGTGTTCCTCACCCCGGACCTGCGCCCGTTCTACGGGGGCACGTACTTTCCGCCCTCGGACCGCTACGGCCGGCCGGGCTTCCCGCGCCTGCTCTCCGCGCTGCGCGACGCCTGGGAGCACAAGGCCGAGGACATCGAGGAGCAGGCCCAACGCTTCCAGGAGGGCCTGGGCGAGCTGTCCGTCCACGGGCTGGATGCCGCGCCCGCGCACCTGTCCGCGGAGGACATCGTCGCCATGGGCCAGTCCATGCTCAAGCGCATGGATCCGGTGAACGGTGGCTTCGGCGGCGCCCCCAAGTTCCCCAACCCCATGAACATCGCGCTGCTCCTGCGCGCGTGGCGGCGCGGCGGCGGCGAGCCCTTGAAGGCGGCGGTGTTCCGCACGCTGGAGCGCATGGCGCTGGGCGGCATCTACGACCAGCTGGGCGGCGGCTTCCACCGCTACTCCGTGGACGAGCGCTGGCTGGTGCCCCACTTCGAGAAGATGCTCTACGACAACGCCCAGCTCCTGCACCTGTACTCGGAGGCGGAGCAGGTGGAGTCACGGCCGCTCTGGCGCAAGGTCGTGGAGGAGACCGTCGAGTACGTCCGCCGCGAGATGACCGACCCGGCCGGCGGCTTCTACGCCACGCAGGACGCGGACAGCGAAGGCGAGGAGGGGAAGTTCTTCGTCTGGCGCCCCGAGGAGGTCCGCGCTGCCCTGTCCGTGGGCCAGCAGGCGGACACCGTGCTGCGCCACTTCGGCATCAGCCCTGGGGGCAACTTCGAGCACGGCGCCACGGTGCTCGAGGTCGTCGTGCCCGCGGAGCAGCTCGCGAAGGAGCAGGGCCGCCCCGTGGAGGCGGTGGAGGAGGAGCTGGCGGAGGCGCGCCGCGTCCTCTTCCTCCTGCGCGAGCAGCGCGTGAAGCCGGGCCGCGACGACAAGATCCTGGCGGGCTGGAACGGGCTGATGATCCGCGGGCTCGCGCTGGCCTCGCGCGTGTTCAACCGCCCGGAGTGGGCGAAGCTCGCGGCCGACGCGGCGGACTTCGTGCTCGCGAAGATGTGGGACGGCAAGCGGCTGCTTCGCACGTACCAGGACGGTCAGGCCCGCATCGACGGCTTCATGGAGGACTACGGAGACTTCACCGCCGGCCTCACCGCGCTCTATCAGGCCACGTTCGACGCGAAGTACCTGGACGCGGCGGACGCGCTCGCGCACCGCGCGGTGGAGCTGTTCTGGGACGAGGAGAAGCAGGCGTACCTCGCCGCGCCCCGCGGGCAGAAGGACCTGGTGGTGGCGACCTATTGCCTCTTCGACAACGCGTTCCCCTCCGGCGCGTCCACGCTGACGGAGGCGCAGGTGGTCCTCTCCGCGCTCACCGGCGACGTGTGCCACCTGGAGCACCCGGAGCACTACGTCGCCAGGCTGCATGATCAGCTGGTGCGAAATCCCATGGGCTACGGCCACCTGGGGCTCGCGGCGGACGCGCTGGTGGACGGCGCTTCGGGCGTCACCTTCGCGGGGACTCGCGAGGCCGTGGCCCCGCTGCTGGCCGCCGCCAACCGCACCTACGCGCCGGTGTTCTCCTTCGGCTGGAACGACACGGGCGCTTCTCCGCCCGCGCGCCTCCAGGAGCTCTTCGAGGGGCGCGACCCGGTGGAAGACAAGGGCGCCGCGTACCTCTGCCGCGGCTTCGTCTGCGAGCGGCCCATCACCGAAGCGGGCCTGCTCGCGGAGCGGCTGGTGGCGACCCCGGGCCACTGA
- a CDS encoding glycosyltransferase family 39 protein — protein sequence MRACLVLVALGVAVRLALALGTDVYFDETYYWQWARHLAWGYFDHPPMVAWLIAALGIRGTSLLCGLGTGVAVWGLALDVYRSRDAAWRAVALWSAVPVGILSGVWATPDSPMLLFWVLGLWALYREKWVLAGLTCGLALLSKYPSVLLGLAFMLAALRARRLPAGAWLTAGLGLLCFLPVVLWNASHDWVGFKFQLNHGLGGSGGWVTLGEYVVGQFAMGGPVLFPLALVYAVRGPREQFLLRMAAVIPLLFFGYAAAKTRGEANWPAAAYVAACVGVAGMRPVWQRAAAWSGMAVVLAVTSHLLFPVLTFERDVVLARTHGWGVLERLRRPEQLFPGMAPGPTAVYAPTYQLASQVAYAAGVETDTAGPSRRKSQYDLWPELELKPGQDVLWCSENGAEPPAELVQRFGSVEGPVKLTGVFRGRRLHTFTVWRLGGLINPG from the coding sequence ATGAGGGCCTGTCTCGTCCTGGTGGCCCTGGGCGTGGCGGTCCGGCTCGCACTGGCGCTCGGGACGGACGTCTACTTCGACGAAACCTACTACTGGCAATGGGCCCGGCATCTGGCCTGGGGCTACTTCGACCATCCACCGATGGTGGCGTGGCTCATCGCGGCGCTGGGCATCCGGGGGACGTCGCTCCTGTGCGGGCTGGGGACGGGCGTGGCGGTGTGGGGGCTCGCGCTGGACGTGTATCGCTCGCGCGACGCGGCATGGCGAGCGGTGGCGCTGTGGAGCGCGGTGCCGGTGGGCATCCTCTCCGGAGTCTGGGCCACGCCGGATTCGCCCATGCTGCTGTTCTGGGTGCTGGGGCTGTGGGCGCTGTACCGCGAGAAGTGGGTGCTGGCGGGGCTGACGTGTGGACTGGCGCTGCTGTCGAAGTATCCGTCCGTGCTGCTGGGGCTGGCGTTCATGCTCGCGGCGCTGCGGGCGAGGCGGCTGCCCGCGGGGGCGTGGCTCACGGCGGGGCTGGGGTTGTTGTGCTTCCTGCCGGTGGTGTTGTGGAACGCGAGCCATGACTGGGTGGGGTTCAAGTTCCAGCTGAACCACGGCCTGGGCGGAAGCGGCGGCTGGGTCACGCTCGGCGAGTACGTGGTGGGACAGTTCGCCATGGGCGGCCCGGTGCTGTTCCCGCTGGCGCTGGTGTACGCGGTGCGAGGGCCCAGGGAGCAGTTCCTGCTGCGCATGGCGGCGGTGATTCCGCTGCTGTTCTTCGGCTACGCGGCGGCGAAGACGCGGGGCGAGGCCAACTGGCCCGCGGCGGCATACGTGGCGGCCTGTGTCGGGGTGGCGGGGATGCGGCCGGTGTGGCAGCGCGCGGCGGCGTGGAGCGGGATGGCGGTGGTGCTGGCGGTGACGTCGCACCTGCTGTTCCCGGTGCTGACGTTCGAGCGAGATGTGGTGCTGGCGAGGACGCACGGCTGGGGCGTGCTGGAGCGGCTGCGCAGGCCGGAGCAGTTGTTCCCGGGGATGGCGCCAGGGCCCACGGCGGTCTACGCGCCCACGTATCAGCTGGCGTCGCAGGTGGCGTACGCGGCGGGCGTGGAGACGGACACGGCAGGTCCGTCACGGCGCAAGAGCCAGTACGACCTGTGGCCCGAGCTGGAATTGAAGCCCGGGCAGGACGTGCTGTGGTGTTCGGAGAACGGCGCGGAGCCGCCGGCGGAGCTGGTGCAACGCTTTGGTTCCGTGGAGGGGCCCGTGAAGCTCACGGGGGTGTTCCGGGGACGCAGGCTGCACACGTTCACGGTGTGGCGACTGGGGGGACTGATCAATCCGGGCTGA
- a CDS encoding isoprenylcysteine carboxylmethyltransferase family protein: MKGLHRWMPTLLLVTGVGLLIPLGIRQVLRTPEDSRPIAGLMLGLYVTWMLVESRVTLRETRKPTAERDSATLELYAIARLTTILLAVALPALELGPVPRAVGLFCFIAGVSLRLMAIRTLGKAYSHRVRLPDASLLVTEGVYRRLRHPAYTGMLLAHVGYLLVFPAVVGIAVFALLFVPAVLLRIRQEERLLLGSFPGYAEYAASRKRLVPWVW; the protein is encoded by the coding sequence ATGAAGGGCCTGCACCGGTGGATGCCCACGCTGTTGCTGGTGACGGGCGTGGGGCTGCTGATTCCGCTCGGCATCCGGCAGGTCCTGCGCACGCCGGAGGACAGCCGGCCCATCGCGGGGCTGATGTTGGGCCTGTACGTGACGTGGATGCTGGTGGAGAGCCGGGTGACGCTGCGCGAGACGCGCAAGCCCACCGCGGAGCGGGACAGCGCCACGCTGGAGCTGTATGCCATTGCGCGGCTCACGACCATCCTGCTCGCGGTCGCGCTCCCCGCGCTGGAGCTGGGGCCCGTGCCGCGCGCGGTGGGGTTGTTCTGTTTCATCGCCGGGGTGTCGCTGCGGCTCATGGCCATCCGCACGTTGGGGAAGGCCTATTCGCACCGGGTGCGGCTGCCGGACGCGAGCCTGCTCGTGACGGAAGGGGTGTACCGGAGGCTCCGGCACCCGGCGTACACCGGCATGTTGCTGGCGCACGTGGGCTACCTGCTCGTGTTCCCCGCGGTCGTGGGCATCGCGGTGTTCGCGCTGCTCTTCGTTCCGGCGGTGCTCCTGCGCATCCGGCAGGAGGAGCGGCTGCTCCTGGGCTCCTTCCCGGGCTACGCCGAGTACGCGGCGAGCCGCAAGCGGCTGGTCCCATGGGTCTGGTAG
- a CDS encoding NAD(P)-dependent oxidoreductase, producing MGLVGGFGVVLTGATGMVGQAFLRQRGAHPVHALVRSPDGRDWGDGVHVVRGDLHGIPDALFPPYPYVVLHLATKQRDPDGTGFERTNVDGTRRLLSRLTGDCRGVLFGSSMSVYGSGPHEGVREDHPLRPVTALARSRVAAEEVITEHAVRTGKHAALLRPRFLLGRGDRFVLPAMVKLLKRGVQLGGDGVGGSVIDVDDLGRILWGLARRMVEAPRPEQQAFNVAYSRPLLRGEFLGTVARGLGLPPPLVKVRAPGWLPSVLRELPSRRSRAMAERLELLIHSQCLDVSRLAAVLGPEDLLARSPVDALRSALNDVRS from the coding sequence ATGGGTCTGGTAGGCGGCTTCGGCGTCGTGCTCACGGGCGCGACGGGCATGGTGGGACAGGCGTTCCTGCGCCAGCGCGGAGCGCATCCCGTGCACGCGTTGGTGCGCTCGCCCGACGGCCGTGACTGGGGCGACGGGGTGCATGTCGTGCGGGGAGACCTGCACGGTATTCCAGACGCGTTGTTCCCGCCGTACCCGTATGTCGTCCTGCACCTCGCGACGAAGCAGCGGGACCCGGACGGCACGGGCTTCGAACGAACCAACGTGGACGGGACGCGGCGGCTGCTGTCACGGCTCACCGGGGACTGCCGTGGCGTCCTCTTCGGCAGCTCGATGTCTGTCTATGGCTCGGGCCCGCACGAGGGCGTCCGGGAGGACCATCCGCTCAGGCCCGTCACGGCGCTGGCCCGTTCGCGCGTGGCGGCGGAGGAGGTCATCACGGAGCACGCGGTGCGGACGGGAAAGCACGCGGCGCTGCTCCGGCCGAGGTTCCTGCTCGGGCGCGGGGATCGGTTCGTCCTTCCCGCGATGGTGAAGCTGCTGAAGCGGGGCGTGCAGCTGGGAGGCGACGGGGTGGGGGGCTCGGTCATCGATGTGGATGACCTGGGGCGCATCCTCTGGGGGCTCGCGCGCCGGATGGTGGAGGCGCCGCGTCCCGAACAGCAGGCGTTCAACGTCGCGTACTCGCGCCCGCTGCTGCGCGGGGAGTTCCTGGGCACGGTGGCCCGGGGACTGGGGCTGCCCCCGCCCCTGGTGAAGGTCCGCGCTCCCGGTTGGCTCCCGAGCGTCTTGAGGGAGCTCCCCAGCCGGAGGTCGCGCGCGATGGCGGAGCGTCTGGAATTGCTGATCCATTCACAGTGTCTGGATGTCTCGCGGCTCGCGGCGGTGCTTGGGCCGGAGGACCTATTGGCGAGGTCTCCGGTGGATGCCCTGCGAAGCGCGCTCAATGACGTTCGTTCCTGA
- a CDS encoding PEP/pyruvate-binding domain-containing protein, with translation MSSTLPLVSMTEASDPQQVGQKFARQQHLARHGFPVPEFFCLTTTMFQEVARPLQGAIDRLTTAVDRTSHQDIRRVAEEIEHLFLQVPLGAEREASILEAFDRTFSVGGVVAVRASVVGRALEESEDSETDPFAGVSSTFLYVRRDALLDRIRRCWASGYTPEGLIYRLAQGRDVRGLMVAVGVQRMVPGRRSFVAFTCDPKTTERRTLVVAGHGIGEGVVQEKVGVDHYFIHPETGHIDRQLAHKADMLCENPEPGGELVRRPVPEPLRDAPCLTDEELKRLARMARDIERSFGKPQDIEGTFTEGGNLHVLQARPIAFDFRKIRVWGCGNVSESFPGVTTPLTYSLASYFYEVIFYDLLRRMKGADARALHDQTPAFQNMLGFIDGRVYHSLSNLMHVNGINPFIAATSMRDLEDVLQRDASLVIRLPGHRESFPSTASYAYALGRSVLGALTVTATFQRDFEAFGAWWKRTLAGLRALSVEKEDPLVLIHHFRRVWTEVGNWWGLTLINHWYINTCFGLARRLLLKWTGEDPSALLVGLMCGAKPDAGTHALLSAVALAEQVRADPALAKRFDEGEAEALWKSIDAGDVPPAFARAFREHLREFGDRGVQELNVERPNLRDTPWDLVRVVQSYARSSVTREELRASDRARRTEAEAQLATLLQGHPLRKLAIEQLLEKLRTVIGLREDSRFWRGQLFGFSKQVFAALGQRMSERGVLDAPLDVHYLTMREVLDHFEGRSVTRNLGELARLRRREQQDNQERQPPRDFTTVGSVADGIPRAVEAASDDASLFKGIGSSAGIVEGNARIVLDPGAVGSLSKDDILIAKETDPGWLFLMLASGGIVVERGSMLSHTAIAGRKFGIPTVVGVANATTRIPDGARVRVDGSTGTVTLVAA, from the coding sequence ATGTCATCGACTCTTCCGCTCGTCTCCATGACCGAGGCCAGCGATCCGCAGCAGGTGGGCCAGAAGTTCGCGCGTCAGCAGCACCTGGCGCGGCACGGCTTCCCGGTCCCCGAGTTCTTCTGCCTCACCACCACGATGTTCCAGGAGGTGGCGCGGCCCCTTCAGGGTGCCATCGACCGGCTCACCACCGCGGTGGACCGGACGTCCCATCAGGACATCCGCCGCGTCGCGGAGGAGATTGAGCACCTCTTCCTCCAGGTGCCCCTGGGGGCGGAGCGCGAAGCGTCCATCCTGGAGGCCTTCGACCGGACGTTCAGCGTAGGCGGGGTGGTGGCCGTGCGGGCCTCGGTGGTGGGGCGGGCGCTGGAGGAGAGCGAGGATTCGGAGACGGATCCATTCGCGGGAGTGAGCTCCACGTTCCTCTACGTGCGGAGGGACGCGCTGCTGGACCGCATCCGCCGCTGCTGGGCGTCCGGTTACACGCCGGAAGGGCTCATCTACCGGCTCGCGCAGGGCCGGGACGTCCGGGGACTGATGGTGGCGGTGGGCGTGCAGCGGATGGTTCCGGGCCGCCGCTCGTTCGTGGCCTTCACGTGCGACCCGAAGACGACGGAGCGCCGCACGCTGGTCGTCGCGGGGCACGGCATCGGGGAGGGCGTGGTCCAGGAGAAGGTGGGCGTGGACCACTACTTCATCCACCCGGAGACGGGCCACATCGACCGGCAACTCGCCCACAAGGCGGACATGCTCTGCGAGAACCCCGAGCCTGGGGGCGAGCTGGTCCGCCGCCCCGTGCCGGAGCCTTTGCGGGACGCGCCGTGTCTCACGGATGAGGAGCTGAAGCGCCTGGCCCGAATGGCGAGGGACATCGAGCGCAGCTTCGGCAAGCCGCAGGACATCGAGGGCACGTTCACGGAGGGCGGCAATCTCCACGTGTTGCAGGCGAGGCCCATCGCCTTTGACTTCCGGAAGATCCGTGTGTGGGGTTGCGGCAACGTCTCGGAGAGCTTCCCGGGCGTCACGACGCCGCTGACGTACTCGCTGGCCAGCTACTTCTACGAGGTCATCTTCTACGACCTGCTGCGCCGCATGAAGGGCGCGGACGCGAGGGCCCTGCATGACCAGACGCCCGCGTTCCAGAACATGCTGGGGTTCATCGACGGGCGCGTCTACCACTCGCTGTCGAACCTGATGCACGTCAATGGCATCAACCCATTCATCGCGGCCACCTCCATGCGGGACCTGGAGGACGTGCTCCAGCGGGACGCCTCGCTGGTCATCCGGCTGCCGGGGCACCGTGAGAGCTTTCCCAGTACGGCGAGCTACGCGTATGCGTTGGGGCGCTCGGTGCTGGGGGCGCTGACGGTCACCGCGACGTTCCAGCGGGACTTCGAAGCGTTCGGGGCGTGGTGGAAGCGGACGCTCGCGGGGTTGCGGGCGTTGTCCGTGGAGAAGGAGGACCCGCTGGTCCTCATCCATCACTTCCGGCGCGTCTGGACGGAGGTGGGGAACTGGTGGGGGCTGACGCTGATCAACCACTGGTACATCAACACGTGCTTCGGACTGGCGCGCAGGCTGTTGCTCAAGTGGACCGGCGAGGACCCCAGCGCGCTGCTGGTGGGCTTGATGTGCGGGGCGAAGCCGGACGCGGGCACCCACGCGTTGCTCTCCGCGGTGGCGCTCGCGGAGCAGGTGCGAGCGGATCCGGCGCTGGCGAAGCGCTTCGACGAAGGGGAGGCGGAGGCGCTCTGGAAGAGCATCGACGCCGGGGATGTGCCGCCCGCGTTCGCCCGTGCCTTCCGGGAGCACCTGCGCGAGTTCGGGGACCGGGGCGTGCAGGAGTTGAACGTGGAGCGCCCGAACCTGCGGGACACGCCGTGGGACCTGGTGCGAGTCGTCCAGTCCTACGCTCGCTCGTCCGTGACACGTGAGGAGCTGAGGGCGTCGGACAGGGCAAGGCGCACGGAGGCGGAGGCGCAGTTGGCCACGCTCCTCCAGGGGCATCCGCTGCGGAAGCTGGCCATCGAGCAGCTCCTGGAGAAGTTGCGGACGGTGATTGGTCTGCGCGAGGACAGCCGGTTCTGGCGGGGCCAGCTCTTCGGCTTCAGCAAGCAGGTGTTCGCGGCGCTGGGACAACGGATGTCGGAGCGGGGCGTGCTCGATGCGCCGCTGGACGTGCATTACCTCACGATGCGCGAGGTGCTGGACCACTTCGAGGGCCGGAGTGTCACGAGGAACCTGGGAGAGCTCGCGAGGCTGCGGCGGCGGGAGCAACAGGACAACCAGGAGCGCCAGCCGCCGCGAGACTTCACCACGGTGGGCAGCGTGGCGGATGGCATTCCCAGGGCGGTGGAGGCGGCCAGTGATGACGCCTCGCTGTTCAAGGGAATCGGTTCGAGCGCGGGCATCGTAGAGGGCAACGCGCGCATCGTGCTGGACCCGGGCGCGGTGGGCTCGCTGAGCAAGGACGACATCCTGATCGCGAAGGAGACGGATCCGGGCTGGCTGTTCTTGATGCTGGCGTCGGGAGGCATCGTGGTGGAGCGCGGCAGCATGCTGTCGCATACAGCCATCGCGGGCCGGAAATTCGGCATCCCCACGGTGGTGGGCGTGGCCAACGCGACGACGCGCATCCCGGATGGAGCCAGGGTCCGGGTGGATGGTTCCACGGGCACGGTCACGCTGGTGGCGGCATGA